Sequence from the Ignavibacteria bacterium genome:
TGTTGTAATGTCAAGCGAATATGAAACAATACTTCCCGCCGCGCTTCCTCTTCCCGGACCAACCCACACGCCCATCTTTCGCGCTTCGCGAATAAAATCCTGCACGATGAGAAAATATCCTGCGTATCCCATTTTCTTAATAGTAGTGAGTTCGTGTTTCAAACGTGATTCAATGTCGTTATCAAAGTTGGGATATCTTTTTCTTACGCCATCGTATGCAAGTTTTGCCAAATATTCATCGAGTGTTTTTCCTCCGGCGTCTGAAGGCAACAGAAAATTCGGAAAGTGATTTTCTTTTTCTTTAAATGTAACATTGCATTTGTCCGCAACCTCCATTGTTGAAGTAATCGCTTGAGGAAATTGTTTGAACAGTTTCTGCATTTCCTCCGCACTCTTGAAATAAATCTGGTCGGTTCCGTATTTCAAATCCTTGTAATTGAGCGGCGCGCCATTTTGACTCGCTTCGGGAATAAGCAGCATTACATTATGTGCAAGCGAGTGTTCCTGTTTGATGTAATGATTATCGTTCGAGCAAATCAATTTCAAACCAAACTCTTTTGCAAACTTCGGAAGAAATTCGAGAATAGGTTTTTCAACTTCTAATCCGTGGTCTTGCAACTCTAAATAAAAATCTTGCCCGAATAAATCCGTATAATCTTTGCATACCGCTTTTGCTTTATCATAATTTTTCATCACGAGATAATCTGCAATCACACCGACGGGACAAGCAGAAAGACAAACAATTCCTTCGTAATATTGTTTCAGAATTTCAAAATCAATGCGCGGCTTGTAATAAAATCCTTCCGCGTGCGCGATGGAAGAAAGTTTGATGAGGTTTTTGTAGCCGAGTTCGTTTTTCGCAAGCAGTACGAGATGATTATACACACCGCGGCCTTTGTCTTTGTCCTTGCCTTCCACGCGAGCGGATTTATCGAAACGGGAAGTTCCGTGTGGCGCAATATAAAACTCGCTTCCGATAATCGGTTTTATTCCTGCTTTCTTCGCTTCGAAATAAAACTCAACACAACCATCCATTACGCCGTGGTCTGTGAGCGCGACGGCGGGCATTTTGTTTTCCACTGCGGCGCCAACAATTCCCTCAATCGTAGCCGCGCCGTCGAGCAAACTGTAATGCGAATGATTATGAAGATGAACAAATTCTGACAAGGAAGTTCTTTGTTATGCGTTATTAGTTGATTGATGAATTGAAAAGAAGCGGGACAAAAATACGAAAAAAGAGAAAGGAAAAATTTTCCGTACTTGCAAAAAAAAATCAAGTCGTCAATAGATTTTTTAACTTATTGTTTACGCACTTTTTATCTTTTGTACGGCTGCAAAATTCGGATGCTGGGTATTGCTCTATAATGTTTTGTATTGAACGTGCATAGAGGTACGTTTTGAGAAACTGCAGTTTGCCCAATTAAAGCATCTATAATTCCAAGTCCAGAAGAGAGATAAAATTTAGAAAAGATTTGAAAGGCAATTTCGCAATCGTCAAGGGTGGGCGAAACTATTACAAATTTTGAAATTTCTTGCTCGACGATAAGTTGCTCACGTCTATTAACACATCCTTGAATTTCTTCCATCGCGACAAAACCACTGATGACAAGTTCTTCATCATCAAGAGAGTCGAGCCATTCAATTGCGGAGGGATGCTTTCGTAAAATATCTACAAGGATATCAGTATCAAGAGAAAGCATTATGCCCGTACTCTTTTTTGAGATTGTTCCCGAAGTTCACGAGCAAATGCAACGCTATCGTGAATATCTTTTCTGTTCCGCCATAACCCCACAAGCTTGGAGTGTAAAAGTTTCTTTGCCGTCAGCCGTTGTTTATTTTTTGGTTTCTCAAAAAGGAGAATCATCTCAACACGTTCGCCCTTCTTATAAGGCAAGTCGCTAAGAATAACTACTCCATCTTTTTCAAGAGTAGTTTGTAATCGTATTGCATTCATAACAGTAGGATTTTTTTCGGAACAAAAATACGAAAAAAGAGTTTTGAAATTTTTATTGAAATAATGGTAAGTGTTCTGTTACTCCAGTTTCTCACTTAATCGTTCACTCACTTTAACGATGTCATCCTTTCTTGCAAGAAGTTCGAGCCAGTTACTCGGGATATGTTCCACTCCGTATAATATTCCTGCCAAACCACCAGCAACTGCACCCGTTGTATCAGTATCATCACCAAGATTTACAGCGCATAAAACTGTTTCTGTGAATGAATTGCATTTTAACAAACACCATAGACTTGCTTCAAGTGTATGAAGAACATAACCGGTAGAGGATATTTCCTTTTCTTTGAACTTATTTATATCAACACTTAAAATTCTCTTGAACAAGAGTATTTCCTCTGAATGAATTTTATACGACTTAAGAAATTCAGGAACGTGAATTTTCACTTGCTTGTAGGCAGAGACTTTATCTCTCGTTTTCAAAAGTTGAATCGCATATTCAACATAAATAAAACAAGCAATGACCGAACGAATATGTGCGTGCGTAATAGATGAAACTTCTCTCACAACCCGAAATCGTTCTTCAATGGGTTTATCAAATAAATAAAATGCAAGCGGAAGTGTTCTCATCAACGAACCATTGCCATTTGAGTTAATATCATCTTGACCAGAATGATAAGGTCTAATTCCTTGATGTAATCTTTGAATTGCAATTTCTGTCGTTCCGCCTTTGTCAAATACTTCACCGTGCGGAGTCCAAAAATTTTCATACATCCATTTCTCAAAATTATGAGCAATATCCTGTAAATCATATCCCTTGCATAAACTTTCTGCAAGACAAAACGTGAGAGAACTGTCATCCGACCAAGTTCCCGGCGTTTGGTTATGTGTTCCAAATCCTATCATTTCTGTGATAGGATTCTCGCTCAATGTTTTTCGAGTATTAAACTCTACTGGAACGCCTAATGCATCTCCAACCGCAATGCCCAATAACGCTGATTTTATTTTACTGTGTTCAATTTTCATATGTGTATAATTGTGTTATGTGTTATATCTCCAAATGCTTTCCAACGAGCATTACATTCTATTTTATTTCTTGAATAACGTTATTCCAATAAAAAGACTTCTACATTAAGTTTCAATGTCTCCTTAAGTAATTGCATATAATCTTCTTCAAAATCTACATAAACATCTTCCTCCCCGCCGTTTTTATCAAAGATGTATTGGCACAATAATCCGGGTAAGATACTTTCGCTATCAATTTCCTCTTCTGCATCTTCACCAAAACAATCAACTACTTGTGGTTTTGTGCTTTCAAGATATTCAAGAAATTCTTCCGATTCGTAAATCTTGTTCAACTCTCTGCAAATCTCATACGTTTCTACTGTCTTCTCAAGATGAATTGCATAATTATTTGCAATGAACATTACTTGATGTGCATTATTCACAAGAAAGACAAGTACTGCTAATGATGAAGGAACTAATCTTGTTGGCTCCGAAGGTAAGTTATACGTCGCGAATGAAAACCACTTTGATGTGTTGCTTCCGTAATCCACTTCTTCCGATTTGTGAAAATATACCGTATCATTCGCAATATAACCGCTAATATCTGTTCCATTACTTGTGGAATAAATTTCTCTCGCAATTTTTTGAGGAGATGCATCGGGTGGTAATGTGATTTCTTCGTAAGGCGGAATAATAACATCATCGTTATAGTGTGATAACGTTATTAATTCAGAAGCATTTTTGTGTTGTGAAATGGGAAACATAGTTTTATGAAGTTTTTTTAGTGATTGATTAAATTTGTTCCGAATAAATACAATGATAAAAAATTGCCGATCCTTTTAAACTACGCCAACACAAATCCCGTTCTTCCGTTTGTCGGTTCTGGTTCTTTGTAAAAACCACGAAACGATTCACCTATCATTTGCAAAACATATTCTTGTGTGAGTTTTTCACGTTCAAATGCTGCAACAATTTCTAAATGTTTCACCAAGTTTGCAATAAAAGCGCCGGTAACTTTCTTTCTTTTCATTTCGGAAAGAACTTCGTCATCAAATAAGGAAATGATTTCCTCACTTTTCGTTTTACTTTCCACAAGCGAAAGGTATAGGTTAGAATCAATAACGTTTACATCAATAATCAAATCAAATCTTCCGGGACGACTTGCCGCTAAATCAACTAATCGTTTGTCATTTGTCGTCGCCAACAAAAAAAAATCGCGTTTTACAAATCCATCCATCTTCTGTAAAAAATTTGCAAGTTGTTTGGTGTATAATCCCTCCTCACGCGATCCCGTCATTAAATCAATATCGTCCACACATAACACAACGGGAGAAAATAAATCAATAAACTGAAACAGAGATTCAATGCGATGTTCATTTCCGTTGGTAAAAACAAATGTTGCTTTTCCTTTACACGCATTAGCAATAGCGCGAATGATTTTTGTCTTTGCCGTTCCTGGTTTTCCTGCAAACAAATATCGCAGTGGTTTCTGAAGAACGTGATGCTGCGATAATGCTTGAATGAACAACGAAATATGGCTCAGAATATTTTCCGGAAGAAATATGTGGGAAAGATGTTCTTCTCCAAAATTTATTGGACGAACAAACACATCATCGCTATCCTCAGTCCATTGATTCGTACACATTTCCACCTCCAAAAACGCATTTCGATACGGTGAATGTTGTACAGATTCACGAATAATGTACTGCAGTAATTCTTCGGAAAGCTTCGATTGCATCTCAAGTCCCAAACAAAAAATTTTGTTGATAATATCTCCGTGTTCCCGAATACGGCGAAGAGCGACGTCATATAAGGCGTTATGATAGCGCAGGGTAATATCAACATTTGCATTGGAAACGCGTTCATCGTTCTTCCCAAACTCATCGCTCACTGAAACGAGGTGGGGTTTTACAAAATGGTCATCGGTTATCCCTATCATCCGGAGCACTTCGATTGTTTCCGACTCTTCCTTGCGTGAGTACATACGATATAAGTATGATTTTATAAACTCGTATAAATATAAATGCACATCTTTCTCGGAAGAAGTTGGCGTATGTTTTGTACTCTGTTGATTTTCAAAGAGATGACTTTTTCTCCCGATATCGAGATTACTTTCCATAATTGTATTGTTGTTTAAAGTGTAAAAAAATAAGATGATTTTAGAAAACCTTTTTATACTTATGTTCGTATTTCCCAGAAAGAATGCTTAAACCAGTCATCACATCTCCAAGATTTCGCAACCCTTCAAAAGCGTTGAGATGAAGAAATTTTTTGGGAAATATTTTATCTATGCCATTCAGTTGATCATCAATAATGAGAAAATTTATGATGTCGTATGATGTTGTGCGAATCCATTGTTCAATTTCCTTTCCTCTATTGTAAGGGCTTGTGAACTGTTTAACATCCGTAAGATCACCATTCCCAAGCATCGGCGTTTTGTCAATGATTTCCCCGCGAACTCCATTCTTCTTGAGAAGGTTCTTGAGTTCTTCGAAATCCCAAAATACTCGTCGTGCAGAAGTGATAACTATTTTTGCATCCGTAATTTCCGTCAATTCATTTAAGTTTGCTACCGCATTTTTGTCAAAGGGAATATTCAATGCATTGGCATACACATATCCGTCTTTTCGATACGGGCAAAGCACACCGTCTATATCGAGAAAAATAATCCTGGCTTTTTGGTAAATTTCTTTCTCTGCCATTATTCTCTTTGTTCGTCTTTTTATTGTTCGATGAGGTTTTGTCTGAAACATTTTTTTTCCAAATTTTATGAAATAAAAATACGATTCCCGTTTCCAGAAATCGTATCATTGAATGATAATTTTTTGTAAAATGCTCTTAAATGTTTGCTTCCTTAATTCCTTTTGCGGCTTTCAAAACCATTGTTCTCAACTCATTCGGTTCTATTATTACGACATCACCTCCCCAACTCATTATCCAACCAAGCATTTCCGATAACTCACTGACTTTGAAAGAAAGCAAGATTCTTCCATCCGGTTGAATCTCCAACATTTGATGTTCATTCCAAATTCTGTTTTTAATAACGTGTGCCACTTTTGAGGAGAAGAGAAGTTTTATGCCTATTGATTCGTCTCCACAATAAGTCTCCCAGGATTCATAATATATCTTCCTAATATCCTTAGATGATGGTTTTGAGAAAATAGTTTTTTTTTCATAAATCTTCACAATATTATCAACATAGAATTGTTTTACACTGCCTTCACTATCCCCAATCAATAACCATTCTTTCATCGTAGGAATAAGTTTAAATGGATTTACAGCTCGTCGAACAAGCACATCATCAAAGACTTTGTAATAATCAATTTCAATTTGTGTTTTTTTCTCTATCGCTTTCACAAGTTGAATGAAGATGTTAAGTGTCTTATCTTGTAATTTTAAGGTTGTCAATGAAATGTTTTTAGGAAATGTTACAACACGATTCGATGAAAGCAGATACTGTGACAGTAGTTTATTATAATCATCACTCTCCAAAACGTTTAACAATCGAAGTTTCTTTTTTATACTATGGACCTTGTACCCCATTTTTCTAATCGCTTGCAAATCACGATTGATAGTAGGAAATTCTACGTTAAATAAATCCGATAAATCCGATTTATCATATTTGTTCGGTTCTTTCTCAATCAAGGAAAGAATTTCAATTTGCCGTTTCAGCATTTCAAGCGGAGAGGATTTTTTCATAAACGTTTACCAAATTCTCAAACAAAGAAAGAAAATTTTTCCATTCGTGAAGATTGGTGAAATTAGTGGCGAAAATTTTTACTCAAATGAAAACCTCTCACGAAGAATATATATCCCTTGCAATACGAGAAGCAGAACGCACGTTTGATGAGAATGAAGTTCCCGTTGGCGCAATATAAAACTCGCTTCCGATAATCGGTTTTATTCCTGCTTTCTTCGCTTCGAAATAAAACTCAACACAACCATCCATTACGCCGTGTCAGTGAGAGCAACTGCAGGCATTTTGTTTTCCACTGCGGCGCCAACAATTCCCTCAATCGTAGCCGCGCCGTCGAGCAAACTGTAATGCGAATGATTATGAAGATGAACAAATTCTGACAAGGAAGTTCTTTGTTATGTGTTATTAGTTGATTGATGAGTTGAAAAGAAGCGGGACAAAAATACGAATTTTTTGTGAAGGAAGATTTTTAATCGGAGCGCAATTCTTTTGCGTCTCATTGTTTTAATTGTATCGCATTTGCATTTTCAAAATATTTATCAATGAGCCAATGTACAGCATATAATACCGGAGTCATTGCGATTGCAACTAAAAATTTATAGATGTAATTCACGATACCAATCGCAATTACAACGTTGAAATCCCATCCTGCGCCAATGTAAAAAGCAATAAACAATACAACAAAACTATCAATGAATTGCGAAACAAGAGTTGAACCAGTTGCACGAAGCCAAATATTTTTACTTCCAGTGAGTTTTCGAATATATTGAAACACCGATACATCAATTATTTGCGAAACT
This genomic interval carries:
- a CDS encoding ADP-ribosylglycohydrolase family protein, with protein sequence MKIEHSKIKSALLGIAVGDALGVPVEFNTRKTLSENPITEMIGFGTHNQTPGTWSDDSSLTFCLAESLCKGYDLQDIAHNFEKWMYENFWTPHGEVFDKGGTTEIAIQRLHQGIRPYHSGQDDINSNGNGSLMRTLPLAFYLFDKPIEERFRVVREVSSITHAHIRSVIACFIYVEYAIQLLKTRDKVSAYKQVKIHVPEFLKSYKIHSEEILLFKRILSVDINKFKEKEISSTGYVLHTLEASLWCLLKCNSFTETVLCAVNLGDDTDTTGAVAGGLAGILYGVEHIPSNWLELLARKDDIVKVSERLSEKLE
- a CDS encoding type II toxin-antitoxin system VapC family toxin; this encodes MLSLDTDILVDILRKHPSAIEWLDSLDDEELVISGFVAMEEIQGCVNRREQLIVEQEISKFVIVSPTLDDCEIAFQIFSKFYLSSGLGIIDALIGQTAVSQNVPLCTFNTKHYRAIPSIRILQPYKR
- a CDS encoding WYL domain-containing protein; the protein is MKKSSPLEMLKRQIEILSLIEKEPNKYDKSDLSDLFNVEFPTINRDLQAIRKMGYKVHSIKKKLRLLNVLESDDYNKLLSQYLLSSNRVVTFPKNISLTTLKLQDKTLNIFIQLVKAIEKKTQIEIDYYKVFDDVLVRRAVNPFKLIPTMKEWLLIGDSEGSVKQFYVDNIVKIYEKKTIFSKPSSKDIRKIYYESWETYCGDESIGIKLLFSSKVAHVIKNRIWNEHQMLEIQPDGRILLSFKVSELSEMLGWIMSWGGDVVIIEPNELRTMVLKAAKGIKEANI
- a CDS encoding AAA family ATPase, whose translation is MESNLDIGRKSHLFENQQSTKHTPTSSEKDVHLYLYEFIKSYLYRMYSRKEESETIEVLRMIGITDDHFVKPHLVSVSDEFGKNDERVSNANVDITLRYHNALYDVALRRIREHGDIINKIFCLGLEMQSKLSEELLQYIIRESVQHSPYRNAFLEVEMCTNQWTEDSDDVFVRPINFGEEHLSHIFLPENILSHISLFIQALSQHHVLQKPLRYLFAGKPGTAKTKIIRAIANACKGKATFVFTNGNEHRIESLFQFIDLFSPVVLCVDDIDLMTGSREEGLYTKQLANFLQKMDGFVKRDFFLLATTNDKRLVDLAASRPGRFDLIIDVNVIDSNLYLSLVESKTKSEEIISLFDDEVLSEMKRKKVTGAFIANLVKHLEIVAAFEREKLTQEYVLQMIGESFRGFYKEPEPTNGRTGFVLA